A genome region from Sphingomonas sp. BGYR3 includes the following:
- a CDS encoding universal stress protein produces the protein MYCSILLPVDLDQPRSWKKALPTAVALSRCFDAKLSLASVVPEHVAMVKAQWSAIGYREMIETARARLGSLAATIEGAGNIDYHVDCGAIHATILSIAERFEADLIVLSSHRPVMRDYLLGANALRVLRHAKCSVFVVRDAEIDAD, from the coding sequence ATGTACTGCAGCATCCTCTTGCCAGTCGATCTCGATCAGCCACGCTCCTGGAAAAAGGCGCTACCGACGGCTGTTGCACTCAGTCGATGCTTTGATGCGAAACTCTCGCTCGCGAGCGTCGTGCCTGAGCATGTGGCCATGGTCAAAGCGCAATGGTCAGCGATCGGCTATCGCGAGATGATCGAAACAGCGCGCGCAAGACTTGGATCGCTTGCGGCAACCATCGAAGGCGCCGGCAATATCGACTACCATGTGGATTGCGGCGCTATTCATGCGACGATCCTTTCGATTGCCGAGCGATTCGAGGCGGATCTCATTGTTCTTTCCTCGCATCGTCCGGTGATGCGCGACTATTTGCTTGGCGCCAACGCACTGCGCGTCCTTCGTCACGCCAAATGCTCGGTATTCGTTGTCCGGGACGCAGAGATCGATGCCGACTGA
- a CDS encoding C39 family peptidase, whose translation MIRSAPSMHLHLPSLGLARAALIALCALSAAEAHGQVRLGPEQGGNYTVRVMSWWEIPFRTVTRQGYDFSCGSAAISTLLSYHYGRPVSERESFAAMWRTGDRDAIRKHGFSLLDMRTYLTSIGYRAEGFMLTMDQLRQVRRPTIVLLDLNGFKHFVVIKGMRGNKVLTGDPMLGLTQYPASTFAKHWNGIALAILATPDRRRPTFDLASDWGPWSQAPMDDQGAMLTSVGDLTSFLPPDYQISPQILLDVRVGTAN comes from the coding sequence ATGATCCGGTCCGCACCGTCCATGCACCTCCACCTGCCGAGCCTTGGGCTCGCGCGCGCAGCGCTGATCGCGCTGTGCGCGCTATCCGCGGCAGAGGCGCATGGCCAGGTCAGGTTAGGCCCTGAGCAGGGTGGCAACTATACCGTCCGCGTAATGAGCTGGTGGGAAATCCCATTCCGCACCGTCACGCGGCAAGGCTATGACTTCAGCTGCGGTTCGGCGGCCATCTCGACCCTGCTCAGCTATCATTACGGGCGTCCGGTGTCGGAACGTGAGAGCTTTGCCGCGATGTGGCGAACAGGCGATCGGGACGCGATCCGCAAGCATGGCTTTTCCCTACTCGACATGCGGACCTATCTGACATCGATCGGCTATCGCGCGGAGGGGTTCATGCTGACGATGGACCAGCTTCGCCAGGTGCGGCGGCCAACGATCGTCCTGCTCGACCTGAACGGGTTCAAGCATTTTGTGGTGATCAAGGGAATGCGCGGCAACAAGGTGCTAACCGGCGACCCTATGCTGGGCCTGACCCAATATCCCGCCTCGACGTTCGCAAAGCACTGGAATGGCATCGCGCTGGCAATCCTCGCCACGCCGGACAGGCGGCGCCCGACCTTTGATCTGGCCAGTGACTGGGGACCCTGGTCCCAGGCCCCAATGGACGATCAGGGCGCCATGCTGACATCGGTTGGCGACCTGACCAGCTTCTTGCCGCCCGATTACCAGATCTCCCCTCAAATCCTGCTCGACGTCCGGGTCGGCACCGCAAACTAG
- a CDS encoding cation-translocating P-type ATPase, whose translation MPTEPDAIDRVAVSQGTDAKRPKQVGLEEAEARRRLTEEGYNELARRQRRSTIAVVLGVMREPMLLLLVAGGIIYLALGDLGEALMLLAFAGFSIGVTALQETRSERSLEALSDLASPRALVLRDGLHRHIPGREVVRGDLVLLGEGDRVPADGWIVENHTLAMDESLLTGESAPVSKARTTEGVAETRPRPGGNGLAYAFSGTLVVRGSGLCRIAATGAQSEIGRIGQSLVLMEVQAPRLYHETRRLVALFAIGAVLISGFAVLLFGLLRGTWLEAALAGIALGMSMMPEEIPVVLAIFLGMGAVRMSRERVLARRGAAIETLGSATVLCTDKTGTITENRMTVAELRLSDGSVFSPDGTPLPHAFVPIAELALLASAPQAVDPMEIAFHDLDRTQRSTRNRKSARADWDLRHRYPLDPGLLAISHVWQTGSAVEDHLIASKGAPEAIAELCRLDGDARASMHVAVDAMAREGLRVLGIAEARWRGSDFPATQRGFKFVFHGLIGLRDPLRASVPGAVKQCRSAGIRVVMITGDYPETARAIARAAGIDEGEVITGTMLAAMDDAELAQRVRRVGVFARIMPEQKLRIVKAFQSAGEVVGMTGDGVNDAPALKAADIGIAMGKRGTDVAREAAAIVLLDDDFGSIATAIRMGRRIYDNLRKAMGFIVAVHIPIAGLALMPLLFGLPILLGPVHIALLQMIIDPVCSLVFEAETDEADVMRRPPRPAGTLLLSRALLGWSIAQGLVALASVAAVLMWMLTGGAPETELRGTVFFALVGAILSLVLVNRSFSATLLAGFGRPNMALAVIAALAAAVLLIAEFLPAAGQLLGMTALGWTDGLVALGAGTAVLGTLQVAKHAKAKES comes from the coding sequence ATGCCGACTGAGCCGGATGCGATCGATCGGGTCGCCGTCTCGCAAGGCACTGATGCAAAGCGTCCGAAGCAGGTCGGATTGGAAGAAGCAGAGGCACGACGGCGGCTGACGGAGGAAGGCTATAACGAGCTTGCGCGCCGCCAACGCCGATCGACGATTGCCGTTGTGCTCGGGGTGATGCGTGAGCCGATGCTGTTGTTGCTCGTGGCCGGCGGCATCATCTATCTGGCGCTCGGCGATCTGGGTGAAGCCCTGATGCTGCTCGCCTTTGCCGGCTTCTCGATAGGCGTGACAGCGTTGCAGGAAACGCGCAGCGAGCGCTCGCTTGAGGCGCTAAGCGACCTGGCCAGTCCGCGGGCACTGGTGCTGCGCGATGGTCTGCATCGGCACATTCCGGGCCGCGAGGTTGTGCGAGGGGACTTGGTTCTGCTTGGCGAGGGCGACCGGGTGCCCGCTGACGGCTGGATCGTAGAGAATCATACACTGGCGATGGACGAGTCGCTGCTGACCGGAGAGTCGGCCCCGGTTTCAAAGGCAAGGACAACGGAAGGTGTGGCCGAGACCAGGCCAAGACCGGGTGGGAATGGTCTTGCCTATGCCTTCTCCGGCACGCTCGTCGTGCGCGGCAGTGGGCTGTGCCGGATCGCGGCGACGGGAGCGCAAAGCGAAATCGGGCGCATTGGTCAGTCGCTGGTGCTGATGGAGGTCCAGGCGCCGCGGCTCTATCATGAGACACGCCGGCTGGTTGCACTGTTCGCAATCGGCGCAGTGCTGATCAGCGGGTTCGCCGTGCTGCTGTTCGGCCTGCTCCGCGGAACCTGGCTCGAGGCGGCGCTTGCCGGCATTGCCCTTGGCATGTCGATGATGCCCGAGGAAATTCCGGTGGTGCTCGCCATTTTCCTGGGGATGGGGGCTGTGCGGATGTCCCGCGAGCGCGTGCTCGCAAGGCGCGGGGCGGCAATCGAGACACTGGGTTCTGCAACCGTGCTGTGCACGGACAAGACCGGCACGATCACGGAGAACCGCATGACCGTTGCAGAGCTGCGCCTCTCTGACGGGAGCGTCTTTTCTCCCGACGGAACCCCGCTCCCGCACGCCTTTGTGCCGATCGCTGAGTTGGCGCTGCTCGCAAGCGCTCCACAGGCGGTTGATCCGATGGAGATCGCATTTCACGACCTTGACCGAACGCAGCGCAGCACACGAAATCGCAAGTCCGCCAGAGCCGATTGGGATTTGAGACACCGATATCCGCTCGATCCGGGCCTCTTGGCCATATCCCATGTTTGGCAGACGGGAAGCGCGGTCGAGGACCATCTTATCGCCTCGAAGGGCGCGCCTGAAGCCATCGCCGAGCTCTGTCGATTGGACGGGGATGCGCGTGCATCGATGCATGTCGCAGTCGACGCGATGGCCCGCGAGGGATTGCGCGTGCTCGGGATCGCCGAGGCGCGCTGGCGCGGAAGTGATTTTCCCGCGACCCAGCGCGGGTTCAAGTTTGTTTTCCACGGCCTGATCGGGCTTCGTGATCCCCTGCGCGCTTCGGTGCCTGGGGCCGTTAAACAGTGCCGCAGTGCCGGCATCCGGGTGGTGATGATCACTGGAGACTATCCCGAAACGGCGCGGGCAATTGCTCGGGCCGCCGGAATCGACGAAGGCGAAGTGATCACTGGCACGATGCTCGCTGCGATGGACGATGCCGAGTTGGCGCAGCGTGTTCGGCGCGTGGGCGTGTTCGCGCGGATCATGCCAGAGCAAAAGCTTCGGATCGTCAAAGCCTTCCAGTCCGCAGGCGAGGTTGTCGGAATGACAGGTGACGGCGTCAATGACGCGCCGGCGCTCAAGGCGGCTGATATCGGGATCGCGATGGGGAAGCGCGGTACCGATGTTGCGCGCGAAGCGGCGGCAATCGTGCTTCTCGACGACGATTTCGGTTCGATCGCTACTGCGATCCGCATGGGGCGGCGGATCTACGACAATCTGCGCAAGGCAATGGGGTTCATCGTCGCAGTGCATATCCCGATAGCGGGGCTGGCACTGATGCCCCTGCTCTTTGGTCTGCCGATCCTTCTGGGACCCGTGCATATCGCGCTGCTGCAAATGATCATCGACCCGGTCTGCTCGCTCGTCTTCGAAGCCGAGACCGACGAGGCGGACGTGATGCGTCGCCCCCCGAGGCCTGCGGGCACCCTGCTTCTGTCGCGCGCCTTGCTGGGCTGGTCCATCGCGCAGGGATTGGTTGCCCTTGCCAGCGTTGCGGCGGTGTTGATGTGGATGCTGACGGGCGGTGCGCCCGAGACAGAGCTGCGCGGAACGGTGTTCTTCGCACTTGTGGGCGCGATCCTCAGTCTCGTCTTGGTCAATCGCTCCTTCTCGGCGACCCTGCTGGCTGGTTTCGGTCGCCCCAACATGGCTTTAGCGGTGATTGCGGCATTGGCAGCGGCGGTCCTCCTCATCGCCGAATTCCTTCCCGCTGCGGGTCAGCTGCTGGGAATGACCGCGCTCGGCTGGACCGATGGGCTGGTGGCGCTAGGCGCAGGCACAGCCGTGCTTGGCACGCTTCAGGTGGCAAAACATGCCAAGGCAAAGGAGTCGTAA
- a CDS encoding transposase, whose translation MLKRSDGARGGRPPYDPVMMFKALFLQALYNLSDDQAEFQIGDWLSFLQFLGLTPNAPSPDARTIWLFREHLVQARAIEKLFALFDARLKASGYLPKGGQIIDATVIAAPPAP comes from the coding sequence GTGTTGAAGCGCTCGGATGGGGCGAGGGGCGGCAGGCCGCCCTATGATCCCGTTATGATGTTTAAGGCGCTGTTCCTCCAGGCGCTGTACAATCTGTCCGACGATCAGGCGGAGTTCCAGATCGGGGACTGGCTGTCGTTCCTGCAATTTCTGGGCCTAACGCCAAATGCACCGAGCCCTGATGCCAGGACGATCTGGCTGTTCCGCGAGCACCTGGTGCAAGCCCGGGCGATCGAGAAGCTGTTCGCGCTGTTCGATGCGCGACTGAAGGCCAGCGGCTATCTGCCGAAGGGCGGTCAGATAATCGATGCGACGGTGATCGCTGCACCGCCAGCACCTTAG
- a CDS encoding ATP-binding protein: MMMPSQFISKNLHANGSTEKYDVLDGHEKFRDPIDGDFISKIDSCQMNKIIHAFPDAMIVMDSRGMVLFFNAAAEQIFGFGKHEVLNQSIGKLMSLPAGTRQDIDIVSYFGSEDVTGGQRFRHAVGVRRDGTSFPYEMIVDRIRVQGKQVFVAFIRDLEEQEQSARQLRSLYDDLLHLSRVGAMGVMAAALAHELNQPLAAITSFVQTAAALLRSGGTIESTCGALDAAATEALRSANIVRRLRAFVMRDDLQRSFEHLSRLIEDAMTLAMAGAAEMHVRSEVDLDGFDPLVCVDRIQMQQVLVNLIRNAIDAMRGGGGTIFVRARPAGRFAEIIVADTGPGLGAGQCSQLFDAFVTGKQDGLGIGLAICKMIVEAHGGKISARNQVGGGAAFCFTLPLTEGVS, translated from the coding sequence ATGATGATGCCATCTCAATTCATCAGTAAAAATCTTCATGCCAACGGATCTACTGAAAAGTATGACGTGTTGGATGGGCATGAAAAATTTCGCGATCCCATCGATGGCGACTTCATAAGTAAAATTGATTCATGCCAGATGAATAAAATTATTCATGCGTTTCCTGATGCCATGATCGTCATGGATTCCCGCGGGATGGTTCTTTTCTTTAATGCGGCGGCTGAGCAAATTTTCGGGTTTGGCAAGCATGAGGTGCTGAACCAAAGCATTGGAAAGCTGATGTCGTTGCCAGCTGGCACCCGGCAGGACATTGATATCGTCTCATATTTTGGATCGGAAGACGTGACGGGCGGCCAGCGCTTTCGTCATGCCGTTGGCGTGCGCCGCGACGGCACGTCTTTTCCATACGAGATGATCGTCGATCGGATCCGCGTGCAGGGCAAGCAGGTTTTTGTCGCCTTCATCCGCGATCTCGAGGAACAGGAGCAATCGGCCAGGCAGTTGCGGTCGCTGTACGATGACCTGCTGCACCTATCGCGGGTTGGTGCGATGGGGGTCATGGCGGCGGCGCTCGCCCATGAGCTCAACCAACCGCTTGCCGCAATCACCAGCTTCGTACAGACCGCCGCGGCCTTGCTGCGATCCGGCGGTACGATCGAATCGACTTGTGGTGCCCTTGATGCCGCAGCGACCGAGGCGTTGAGATCGGCCAACATCGTTCGCCGGCTGCGCGCGTTCGTCATGCGCGACGACTTGCAGCGTAGCTTTGAACATCTCTCGCGGCTCATCGAAGATGCCATGACCCTCGCTATGGCAGGCGCCGCAGAAATGCACGTCCGATCCGAAGTCGATCTGGATGGTTTCGATCCCCTCGTCTGTGTCGATCGGATTCAGATGCAGCAGGTGCTGGTCAACCTCATCCGCAATGCGATCGACGCGATGCGGGGTGGCGGTGGCACCATCTTTGTCCGCGCCCGTCCGGCTGGAAGATTTGCCGAGATAATCGTGGCGGATACCGGTCCGGGGCTTGGTGCCGGACAATGTTCCCAGCTCTTTGATGCCTTCGTCACGGGTAAGCAGGACGGTCTCGGAATCGGTCTGGCGATTTGCAAGATGATCGTGGAGGCGCATGGCGGCAAAATCTCGGCGCGCAATCAGGTCGGCGGAGGTGCTGCGTTCTGCTTCACATTGCCACTGACCGAAGGCGTTTCCTGA
- a CDS encoding helix-turn-helix domain-containing protein, with protein MTDRFYAIIDDQTMIRFEPKSIVFDQGEENFAWFEVIEGALRLCRYLEDGTRHIDRFALAGDILGTNSEVYSASAETLQPTVLRRHALSGMDGEWLNAHAAQAIASLEQSVLLLRRPSAIQRIAAFIDRLVSRIGRGDIVDLPMSRVDIADHLGLTPSTVSRSLGTLARMGIIETDGLHRISAIDRRRLALLGGLDDPSSLIVDRDDTRLFGLAGATL; from the coding sequence ATGACCGATCGGTTTTATGCAATAATCGATGATCAGACGATGATAAGATTTGAGCCCAAATCCATTGTCTTCGATCAGGGGGAAGAGAATTTCGCGTGGTTCGAGGTGATCGAGGGCGCGCTTCGACTTTGCCGCTATCTGGAAGATGGAACGCGGCATATCGATCGGTTTGCACTCGCTGGAGATATTCTGGGCACCAACAGCGAGGTCTATTCCGCATCTGCCGAAACCCTGCAACCGACGGTGCTTCGGCGACACGCGCTATCCGGAATGGACGGTGAGTGGCTCAACGCCCATGCCGCACAGGCGATCGCGAGCCTAGAACAAAGCGTTCTGCTGTTGCGGCGTCCGAGCGCGATCCAGCGGATCGCAGCCTTTATCGACCGGCTGGTATCCCGGATCGGCAGGGGCGACATTGTCGACCTGCCGATGTCGCGTGTCGACATTGCCGACCATCTCGGCCTGACCCCCTCAACCGTCAGCCGATCACTGGGCACCCTGGCCCGGATGGGCATCATCGAAACGGACGGGCTTCATCGAATATCCGCGATTGATCGACGCCGCCTGGCCCTGTTGGGCGGGCTTGACGACCCGTCATCGCTGATCGTTGATCGCGATGACACTCGCCTGTTCGGACTTGCAGGGGCAACGCTGTGA
- a CDS encoding NAD(P)H-hydrate dehydratase codes for MDQGYAILTTDQMAQTDRLAVAAGISEQQLMENAGAAVAACIMDRWSRRPVAVLCGPGKNGGDGFVVARKLRDAGWPVRLALFGEPVKLVGVAKVNADRWASPIEPFGLHVLDQAELIVDAVFGAGLDRALPRLVIEVLMAASSRAIPIVAVDFPTGVMSDTGVAAGAVAASLTVSFVRKKPGHLLLPGHTLCGELVIADIGIASGIIDAVNPRIFENSPDLWIDQLPRLHETTHKYDRGHAVVWGGFPATGAARLAAAAAARAGAGLVTVVVGPEAFPIYATALTSIMVHPVADADALERFLSDQRIGAMLIGPGAGVTAATRGAVLAMLATGRPTVLDADALTVFSGKLDSLRAAITSPCVLTPHDGEFARLFNIAGDRLERARASAAQSRATVVLKGSDSVIAAPDGHAIINTNAPPTLATAGSGDVLAGIVLGLLAQGMSSFHAAAAATWIHGAAATQFGPGLIAEDLPEIMPAVIGRLEAMKSPLLRRTR; via the coding sequence ATGGACCAGGGCTATGCAATATTGACCACCGATCAGATGGCGCAGACTGATCGTCTGGCTGTCGCAGCGGGCATTTCCGAACAGCAGCTGATGGAAAATGCAGGCGCGGCAGTTGCAGCCTGCATCATGGACCGCTGGTCGCGTCGTCCGGTTGCGGTCCTGTGTGGGCCCGGCAAAAATGGGGGTGACGGTTTCGTCGTCGCCCGCAAACTGCGGGACGCAGGCTGGCCGGTTCGCCTCGCCCTGTTCGGTGAACCGGTGAAGCTGGTGGGCGTTGCCAAGGTCAACGCCGACCGCTGGGCGTCCCCGATCGAGCCGTTCGGCCTGCACGTGCTTGATCAGGCCGAACTCATTGTCGACGCCGTGTTTGGCGCGGGCCTTGATCGAGCGTTGCCGCGCCTTGTGATCGAAGTGCTTATGGCGGCCTCGTCCCGGGCGATCCCCATCGTGGCTGTCGATTTTCCAACCGGCGTCATGAGCGATACCGGCGTCGCGGCCGGTGCTGTTGCCGCTTCGCTTACCGTCTCATTCGTTCGAAAGAAGCCGGGACATCTCTTGCTTCCGGGCCACACGCTTTGCGGGGAGCTTGTCATCGCCGATATCGGCATAGCTTCCGGCATCATCGATGCCGTCAATCCCCGGATCTTCGAAAACAGTCCAGACTTATGGATCGATCAGCTTCCGCGTCTGCACGAAACCACCCATAAATACGACAGGGGACACGCGGTTGTTTGGGGCGGCTTCCCGGCCACCGGCGCTGCTCGCCTGGCTGCGGCAGCGGCGGCGCGAGCGGGGGCAGGACTGGTGACGGTTGTTGTCGGGCCCGAAGCCTTCCCAATCTACGCCACCGCACTGACCAGCATCATGGTTCATCCGGTCGCAGATGCCGATGCACTTGAACGGTTCCTCAGCGACCAGCGCATCGGGGCAATGCTGATTGGTCCGGGGGCCGGCGTGACAGCGGCAACGCGCGGCGCTGTCCTGGCCATGTTGGCGACGGGTCGTCCAACCGTCCTCGATGCCGACGCCCTTACGGTATTCAGCGGGAAACTCGATTCACTCCGTGCAGCAATAACCAGTCCCTGCGTGCTGACGCCGCATGACGGGGAGTTCGCCAGGTTATTCAACATTGCTGGCGATCGACTGGAACGCGCGCGTGCCAGCGCTGCCCAGAGCCGCGCAACCGTTGTGCTGAAGGGCAGCGACAGCGTCATTGCCGCGCCTGACGGGCACGCGATCATCAATACCAACGCACCCCCGACGTTGGCGACGGCGGGATCCGGCGATGTCCTGGCTGGCATCGTGCTTGGCCTGCTCGCCCAAGGCATGTCATCCTTTCACGCTGCGGCTGCCGCGACCTGGATACATGGGGCTGCGGCGACGCAATTCGGCCCTGGCCTGATTGCAGAGGATCTGCCTGAAATCATGCCGGCGGTGATTGGACGGCTCGAGGCGATGAAGTCGCCCTTGCTGCGCCGGACCCGCTGA
- a CDS encoding response regulator, with protein sequence MNEAAPSLTVHIVDDDGVFRRALSFMLRAASYQPQCWPSGSHFLQQQRPPGTGCMLLDLQMPGKDGLETLWEMRERGFVVPVIVLTGHGDTAAAVNAMKAGAVDLIEKPFDRGVLLEMVKAVFDHVLQAERWIAREDLARQKIAALTPREIDVLEGLVRGFPNKTIAYDLGISPRTVEVHRSHVMHKLGAKSFPDALRIAFAAGLGEPFMVPSGSPCSGLTPPDFDLHQHGGAGGNAYQPVCSLNARNTLRDGDIRNQFGNSR encoded by the coding sequence ATGAACGAGGCAGCGCCCAGCCTGACCGTGCATATCGTCGATGATGATGGTGTGTTCAGACGTGCCCTCAGTTTCATGCTGCGCGCCGCAAGCTATCAGCCCCAATGTTGGCCAAGCGGCTCGCATTTTCTTCAACAGCAGCGACCCCCGGGCACTGGCTGCATGTTGCTGGACCTGCAGATGCCCGGAAAAGACGGCCTTGAGACATTATGGGAGATGAGGGAGCGAGGATTTGTTGTGCCTGTCATCGTGCTGACAGGACATGGCGATACCGCCGCAGCCGTAAACGCGATGAAAGCTGGGGCCGTAGACCTGATCGAAAAGCCTTTTGATCGCGGGGTGCTTCTGGAAATGGTCAAGGCAGTATTCGATCACGTGCTGCAGGCGGAGCGCTGGATCGCGCGCGAGGACTTGGCAAGGCAAAAAATTGCTGCGCTCACTCCGCGCGAAATCGACGTCCTGGAGGGGCTTGTTCGTGGCTTTCCAAACAAGACAATCGCCTATGATCTGGGGATTAGTCCGCGAACGGTTGAGGTTCACCGTTCGCATGTCATGCATAAGCTCGGTGCCAAATCCTTTCCCGACGCGCTCCGGATTGCATTCGCTGCCGGACTGGGAGAGCCTTTCATGGTTCCGTCCGGTTCGCCTTGCTCTGGGCTGACGCCGCCCGATTTCGACCTACATCAGCACGGCGGCGCTGGCGGCAATGCCTATCAGCCGGTTTGTTCATTGAACGCACGCAACACGCTGCGCGACGGCGATATCCGAAACCAATTCGGCAATAGCCGATAG
- a CDS encoding VIT family protein yields MRSVTTHPERHSVKRIGWLRAAVLGANDGIVSTGSLIVGVAASESGSANILLAGTAALVAGAMSMAAGEYVSVSSQADSEHANLAKERREIGKEPAIEHEELVQIYIARGLQPMVAEAVATQLMAKDALAAHARDELGLSEFTTARPLQASLTSAATFSAGAAAPLLVAVFSPAPLLIWLVSMVSLLCLAVLGALGAIAGDASPARSVARVTFWGALAMVVTAGIGGLMGTSV; encoded by the coding sequence ATGCGCAGCGTCACCACTCACCCCGAGCGACACAGTGTAAAGCGGATCGGCTGGCTTCGTGCCGCCGTGCTTGGCGCGAACGACGGTATCGTCTCGACGGGAAGCCTGATCGTCGGCGTCGCTGCATCGGAAAGCGGCAGCGCGAATATCCTGCTCGCCGGGACTGCAGCACTGGTTGCCGGCGCGATGTCCATGGCGGCCGGCGAATATGTCTCGGTCAGCTCGCAGGCGGACAGCGAGCATGCCAATCTGGCGAAGGAACGTCGCGAGATTGGCAAGGAGCCTGCGATCGAACATGAAGAACTTGTCCAGATCTATATTGCGCGCGGGCTTCAGCCGATGGTTGCTGAAGCGGTGGCAACACAGCTTATGGCAAAGGATGCGTTAGCGGCTCATGCTCGCGACGAGCTGGGGCTCTCCGAATTCACGACTGCAAGGCCACTTCAGGCGTCGCTGACATCCGCAGCAACCTTTAGCGCGGGCGCTGCAGCGCCATTGCTTGTGGCCGTATTTTCGCCGGCACCACTGCTGATCTGGCTAGTCAGCATGGTGTCACTCCTTTGCCTTGCCGTGCTCGGCGCGCTTGGTGCGATTGCCGGTGACGCCTCTCCGGCACGTTCAGTGGCACGCGTCACGTTCTGGGGCGCGCTGGCGATGGTCGTGACGGCGGGCATTGGCGGACTGATGGGCACGTCAGTCTGA